The genomic window TGTTGCTAGTCCTCCAGTCATACCTACAGCATTTGCAAGAGGGATACAAAGTGGCATTAAGATTCCCATAGTACCATAAGATGTACCTGTAGCAAATGCTATGAAAGATGCCATTACGAATACTATTCCAGGCAATGCCTGTCTAGGGATGGTATCTGATAAAAGAGAAACAAGGTATGTAGAAGTACCTAGATCCTTGATAACAGAACTAAGAGACCATGCCAAAAGTAATATAACACAAGTTATCATGAGAGGTTTCATTCCGTTTACCCATGTTTCCAAAGCCTCTCCTAAAGACAGTGTTTTTTTAGTAAGGGCCATGGCTACAGCTACTATTGATGCGAAAAGTGCAGCTTGGAAAAGAACCACAGATGCATCAGAAGCACCGAAAGTCTCTCTTATGGCATATAGAGAAAGTGGAGATGCATTGACAGCAGAAAGAACCTCTCCCTCAAGTGCCCCAAGTCCGTTGTAGTAAAAGCCAACAAAGGAGGATATAATAAGTACTCCTATAGGTATTATAGCGTTATATATTGAATAAGTGATTCCCTCCTTAGGGGCAGAGATATGGTCATCAGCATTTATTGTGCTTGATTTTGAGCTATCACTTACACCGTATATTCTTGCGTTTCTTTCTGCTTTTAGCATAGGTCCAAAGTCTCTTGACATAAAAGAAGAAATGAATACAAATGCAAGCATCAAGATGTTGTAGAATCTATATGGGATAGTCTCTACGAAAATGCTGTATGCGTTTACGTTTTCTATACCGATCATAGCATAGCCATCTTTTATTACAGAGATCTCATAACCAATCCAGGTAGAAATAAGTGCTAGTCCTGCTATAGGTGCAGCAGTAGCATCTATTATGAATGCAAGTCTCTCTCTTGAAATGTTCATTTTGTCAGTTATAGGTCTCATAATTGGTCCTACGATAAGAGCGTTTGCGTAGTCATCAAAGAATATAAATATTCCCATCAACCATGTGATTATCTGTGCAGATACAGGTGATTTAGCTTTCTTTGCAAGGGACTCTGCTACTGCTCTAGCACCTCCCATTTTTGAAATGAGTGCGATAAGACCACCGATTGTAAGAACCTGTAGTATAATACCGGCATTCCATGAATCAGCCATGGAATTTATAACTCTGTTGATAATATCTTGAAATCCGCCTAAAAATCCTCCGACAACTCCGTCGTTTTGAACTCCCAAAAGGAAAGCTCCAGAATATATTCCGATGAAAAGCGACAGAATAACGTTTCTTGTTGTGAAGGCCAGAATTATTGCTAAAATTGGTGGTAAAAGTGTAAAAATACCGTAATGGTCAGCATTTGAAGCTGCATCTCCAGCCATTGATATGGTAGGAACCATTGAAAATAAAAGTAATGAAATACTAGATTTTCTCATAAAATCCTCCTAAATAAGTGATTTAAAACTTAATAAAATTTTGAAATGAGTCCTGTTTTTTGATCAATTGCACATTTAAAGCTTGTGCCATCTGCTACAAATATAGATCATTTTATAAAAGTAAGCTTTGATAAAATAAAAAAAGGATGCCGAAATACATACGGCAACCTTGCAATCAACAAAATTCCGATAGCACTCCATTAGTTAAAAACATAATGACAGTGTTATCAATATTATTGATAACACCAGGATTGACAACGGGCCATGATCTTTCCTTCGGCAGCCTTCCCTTTCTCTTACTATCGTCATCCTGCCCGGATTCCAGTAGATACTTTTGAACACTGCGCCTCTATCTTGAAAATATTAAATTTTAATAAATTATAACAAAATGAAATGCAGCTGTCAATCAAAAAAGTGAAAAAACATACAGAATAGTATAAAAATCCTCTTTAAATAAAAGGGTTAAAATCGAAAGTGTATAAAAATAGGAAAATATAATATTTGTGGTTATTCAAAAGGAAAAACCTTTAAAAATCAGAAGTATAAGTAATAGGAGGGGTTAAAATGTATATGTGGCTTATATTGACAATAATATTTTTGATTTTAGAGGGATATACCACTGCCCTAATAAGCATCTGGTTTGCCCTAGCAGCTGGGATACTGACCCTTACTTCAGGTTATATTCCAGATATGATGAAGCAGTTTTATCTATTTGTGACCCTGTCGTTCATTTTTATCATGATTACGAGACCCTTGAGTAAAAAAATTCTCTCTAGAAGAAAAGATAAGATAGAGAGCAGAATAATTGGTCAAATTGTAGAGATAAAAAAAGTGATTTCTCCCGGAGAGTATGAGACCTACTTAGATGGCAAACACTGGAAGGCAAAATGCGACAAAGAACTTCATGTAGGAGATAAGGCAAAAGTTTTGAAGATACAGGGAATAAAATTAATTTTGGAGAAGGAGTGATAAAATGTTTCAGATGCTTATATTTTTCTTGTTTATATTGGTAATAGTTTTTCTTATAATATTCAACGTGAAAATAGTACCTCAGTCAAAAGCATATGTCATAGAGAGGTTAGGTGCATATCTTACAACTTGGGAGACAGGGCTCAATATTCTGATCCCATTTTTGGATAGGATATCAAAAAAAGTGTCCCTCAAAGAACAGGTGGTTGATTTTCCACCTCAACCGGTAATAACAAAGGACAATGTGACAATTCAAATCGATTCTGTGATCTATTATCAGATAACAGACCCAAAATTATATACCTACGGGGTGGAAAATCCAATAAATGCCATTGAAAATCTTACTGCGACGACTCTGAGAAATATTATAGGGGAGATGGAGCTAGATACCACACTAACTTCTAGGGACACAATAAATACAAAGATGAGGTCTATTTTAGATGAAGCAACAGATCCTTGGGGAATAAAGGTCAACAGAGTTGAGTTAAAGAATATTCTTCCACCTGCAGAGATACAGGACGC from uncultured Ilyobacter sp. includes these protein-coding regions:
- a CDS encoding Na+/H+ antiporter NhaC family protein is translated as MRKSSISLLLFSMVPTISMAGDAASNADHYGIFTLLPPILAIILAFTTRNVILSLFIGIYSGAFLLGVQNDGVVGGFLGGFQDIINRVINSMADSWNAGIILQVLTIGGLIALISKMGGARAVAESLAKKAKSPVSAQIITWLMGIFIFFDDYANALIVGPIMRPITDKMNISRERLAFIIDATAAPIAGLALISTWIGYEISVIKDGYAMIGIENVNAYSIFVETIPYRFYNILMLAFVFISSFMSRDFGPMLKAERNARIYGVSDSSKSSTINADDHISAPKEGITYSIYNAIIPIGVLIISSFVGFYYNGLGALEGEVLSAVNASPLSLYAIRETFGASDASVVLFQAALFASIVAVAMALTKKTLSLGEALETWVNGMKPLMITCVILLLAWSLSSVIKDLGTSTYLVSLLSDTIPRQALPGIVFVMASFIAFATGTSYGTMGILMPLCIPLANAVGMTGGLATEDLHSFTVASIGAVLTGAIFGDHCSPISDTTIMSSMGAGCDHLEHVRTQLVYALAIAAISLVFGYLPAGLGLPIGMILPVAVLVTYLLVRFVGKPVDQVETDVESVIQ
- a CDS encoding NfeD family protein, with the protein product MYMWLILTIIFLILEGYTTALISIWFALAAGILTLTSGYIPDMMKQFYLFVTLSFIFIMITRPLSKKILSRRKDKIESRIIGQIVEIKKVISPGEYETYLDGKHWKAKCDKELHVGDKAKVLKIQGIKLILEKE
- a CDS encoding SPFH domain-containing protein, which translates into the protein MFQMLIFFLFILVIVFLIIFNVKIVPQSKAYVIERLGAYLTTWETGLNILIPFLDRISKKVSLKEQVVDFPPQPVITKDNVTIQIDSVIYYQITDPKLYTYGVENPINAIENLTATTLRNIIGEMELDTTLTSRDTINTKMRSILDEATDPWGIKVNRVELKNILPPAEIQDAMEKQMKAERGRRESILRAEGQKKSAILVAEGEKEAAILRAEAKREAYIREAEGEAEAILKTQRAKAEAIKMLNAANTTKEVLSLKAMETFEKVADGKSTKIIIPSELQSIANIATAFTEVTNTKRESVKEDKEDKEDKEEMKDQYTQEEKQ